From the Bos indicus x Bos taurus breed Angus x Brahman F1 hybrid chromosome 27, Bos_hybrid_MaternalHap_v2.0, whole genome shotgun sequence genome, one window contains:
- the LOC113884924 gene encoding beta-defensin 103A-like: MRLYYLLFALLFLFLLPVPGNGSIISGLQKYYCKIRSGQCALIGCLPKEEQIGRCSLRVRKCCRKKK; this comes from the exons ATGAGGCTCTACTACCTTCTCTTTGCATTGCTCTTCTTGTTCTTGCTGCCTGTTCCAGG CAATGGCAGCATCATAAGCGGGTTACAAAAGTATTATTGCAAAATAAGAAGCGGCCAGTGTGCTCTGATTGGCTGTCTTCCAAAGGAGGAACAGATAGGCCGCTGTTCCCTGAGGGTCCGAAAATGCTGccggaagaagaaatga